A genomic window from Ruminiclostridium cellulolyticum H10 includes:
- a CDS encoding methylglyoxal synthase — translation MNIAFIAHDNKKELMASFCIAYKSILQDHHIIATRSTGIMINKATGLNVNLLAYGSLGAQQLSARIACDEIDLLIYFRDSNVEEDPNNYLLFKHCDVNNIPFATNIASAEVLIKGLERGDLAWRELLRQD, via the coding sequence ATGAATATAGCATTTATAGCTCATGATAACAAAAAGGAATTAATGGCAAGCTTTTGTATAGCTTACAAGTCAATCCTTCAGGATCATCATATAATAGCGACACGATCTACAGGTATTATGATCAATAAAGCCACAGGGTTGAATGTAAATCTTCTTGCATACGGCAGTCTCGGTGCACAGCAGTTATCTGCCAGGATTGCTTGCGATGAAATTGATTTACTGATTTATTTCCGGGATTCCAATGTTGAAGAGGATCCTAATAACTACCTGTTATTCAAGCATTGTGATGTAAACAATATTCCTTTTGCCACCAACATAGCATCTGCTGAGGTTCTTATAAAAGGGCTGGAACGTGGAGACCTTGCGTGGAGGGAATTGTTAAGGCAGGATTAA
- the minE gene encoding cell division topological specificity factor MinE, producing the protein MLIDFAKIFGRSKPSKDVAKERLQLVLIHDRANVSPEFLEMVKGEIIKVIQHYMEIDESALDIQLTRTKSEEGDRVVPALIANIPIKNVKNAGK; encoded by the coding sequence ATGCTGATAGATTTCGCAAAAATCTTTGGCAGATCCAAGCCGTCTAAGGATGTTGCTAAAGAAAGGCTTCAGTTGGTGCTGATTCATGACAGAGCTAACGTTTCTCCTGAGTTTTTAGAAATGGTTAAGGGTGAAATAATAAAGGTAATACAGCATTATATGGAAATTGATGAGAGTGCACTTGATATACAATTAACCAGAACCAAAAGTGAAGAAGGTGACAGAGTGGTTCCGGCTCTTATTGCAAATATTCCAATAAAAAATGTAAAAAATGCAGGCAAATAA
- the minD gene encoding septum site-determining protein MinD, translating into MGEVIVITSGKGGVGKTTTTANIGAGLALAGKKVVLIDTDIGLRNLDVVMGLENRIVYDLVDVIEGVCRVKQALIKDKRYEGLYLLPAAQTRDKSAIAPEQMINLINELKNEFDYIIIDCPAGIEQGFKNAIAGANRAIVVTTPEVSAVRDADRIVGLLEANELRNPKLLINRVKIDMVKRGDMMTMDDIIDILAIDLIGVVPDDEKIVVATNKGEPAVTDEKSAAGQAYRNVTRRIQGEDVPIMNLESDEGFFNKFKKLLGIKNT; encoded by the coding sequence ATGGGAGAGGTAATTGTAATTACATCCGGCAAGGGTGGAGTAGGTAAAACTACAACAACTGCCAATATTGGTGCTGGTCTGGCACTGGCAGGCAAAAAGGTAGTACTTATAGATACTGATATAGGACTCAGAAATTTGGATGTTGTAATGGGCTTGGAAAATAGAATCGTGTACGACCTAGTTGATGTTATTGAGGGAGTTTGCAGAGTCAAGCAGGCTCTGATCAAGGACAAAAGGTATGAAGGTTTGTATCTTCTTCCCGCGGCACAGACAAGGGACAAGTCTGCGATAGCACCTGAGCAGATGATTAATCTTATTAATGAATTAAAAAATGAATTTGATTACATAATAATAGATTGTCCGGCAGGTATAGAGCAAGGCTTTAAAAATGCTATTGCCGGAGCCAACAGAGCAATAGTAGTAACAACACCCGAGGTTTCGGCTGTAAGGGATGCTGACCGTATTGTTGGTTTGCTTGAGGCAAACGAACTTAGGAACCCAAAACTTTTGATAAACAGAGTAAAAATTGATATGGTTAAGCGTGGAGATATGATGACAATGGATGATATTATTGATATACTTGCCATTGACTTGATAGGTGTTGTTCCTGATGATGAAAAGATTGTTGTAGCTACAAACAAAGGTGAGCCTGCAGTTACTGATGAAAAATCTGCTGCAGGACAAGCATATAGAAATGTAACCAGAAGAATACAAGGTGAAGATGTACCCATTATGAACCTGGAAAGTGATGAAGGGTTTTTCAACAAGTTTAAAAAATTACTGGGGATTAAAAATACATAA
- the minC gene encoding septum site-determining protein MinC, translating to MDENSVTFKGTVNGLTIILKNEPEFSEIIQCMRDKVNSAGKFFRGAKLAVKYKGRILNEEERSQLLEILVRESGARIEAFEEDKEQVQNVANNVSSDKPVERKNQIKKYMFFKGIEEGQTKFYRGTVRSGQLVNFDGNLVILGDVNPGAVIEATGNIVVMGLLRGVVHAGSDGNKEAIVVALGLNPTQLRIADIITRPPDEKGVVGNPIPELAYVKDDILYVERFLPTR from the coding sequence ATGGATGAAAATTCAGTAACTTTTAAAGGGACTGTGAACGGATTGACAATAATTTTGAAAAATGAGCCGGAATTTAGTGAAATAATACAATGTATGAGAGATAAGGTTAATTCCGCGGGTAAATTTTTCAGAGGAGCGAAACTTGCAGTAAAATATAAAGGCAGAATCCTCAATGAAGAAGAGAGGTCCCAACTATTGGAAATACTTGTCAGGGAGAGTGGAGCCAGGATAGAGGCATTTGAAGAAGATAAGGAACAGGTTCAGAATGTGGCCAATAATGTTTCGTCGGACAAGCCAGTGGAAAGGAAGAACCAGATAAAAAAGTACATGTTTTTTAAAGGAATAGAAGAAGGGCAGACAAAGTTTTATCGTGGAACAGTCCGTTCAGGACAGTTGGTAAACTTCGACGGAAACCTGGTTATACTGGGTGACGTTAATCCAGGTGCGGTTATTGAAGCTACTGGAAACATAGTTGTAATGGGCTTGCTCAGAGGCGTTGTTCATGCAGGCAGTGATGGTAACAAAGAAGCTATAGTAGTGGCATTAGGGTTAAATCCTACACAGTTAAGAATAGCCGACATAATAACCCGGCCACCTGATGAAAAAGGTGTAGTTGGGAATCCTATTCCTGAACTGGCATATGTAAAGGATGACATTCTATACGTAGAACGATTTTTACCTACCAGATAG